TGGGGGCCAGGGACGTGTACGTCGCCGTCACCCACGGCGTCTACACCGGCCCCGCCATCGAGCGCATCGCCGCCCTCGACGTGACCCAGGTCGCCAGCACGAACACCGTCTACGTCTCGCCTGAAAAGATCGCCGCCTCGAACGGCAAACTCGCCGTCCTCGACGTGGCCCCCCTCTTCGCCGACGCGATCACGAACATCCACGTCGGCCAGAGCGTGAGCACCCTCTTCGAGTAGGCGCCGCAAGCAGGGCGGGGACGCAGACGCACGGACCTCCCCGCCCTTCCGCGCGGGCTGGAGGCTAGCCCTGCGTATCCTCCCCTGCGCCCCACGCTCCGGTCCTCGGTCGTCGGCCCCCTGACCCGGCACGGGCCGTTCGGGGACTGGTGGGAGGTCGGGCCCGTGGCCGTGCCCCTCTGCGGCGGCCAGCCCTTGCCCGTGACCCTCGTGGCGTTCGTGCCCCTGAGCCGCCGCGACCGGGAGGTCTACGTCGGGGTCGCCTGCGAGTGCGCCTGGGAGGAGGAACACGGCCCGCAACGCGTGTCCCGCCGGGGAGAGAGGCTTTTTTTTCCAGCCCGCGTCCCTCAGCGTTCCCTTCAGGCGGGCCGGATGTGCCTCCCCTCGCCGGATGCGTAGACTGACGCCCAGATGCTAGGCGCCAAGACCGCATTCAAGGCGATCCA
This genomic interval from Deinococcus planocerae contains the following:
- a CDS encoding DUF6985 domain-containing protein; this encodes MAVPLCGGQPLPVTLVAFVPLSRRDREVYVGVACECAWEEEHGPQRVSRRGERLFFPARVPQRSLQAGRMCLPSPDA